TTTCCAGCTAAGCGAATAGAAACACTTGTAATGAAAATCTAATCATAGCATCTACCCATGGGAAATCATGTTTCTAGGAACGTATTACAGAATGGTCTTAAGAAAAGGCAGTCAATAGATTATAACTATTGTCTTTTTAAAGCTTGTACATTACAGAAGCTTAGCCTTAGCTTATCAATCTTGCGTAGGAGAAACTTAGTGTGCCTTTGAAGTATATCCATCTCTTTAATAACAGAAAGATTGTCGTGAGGGCAGATCACACATTTTACGTCATTTGCGTGAAATCTGAAGTGTTTTGAATGACGACAACCTCGTTGATTACAACTATCTAAAATAGCAGACAAAATACCCTagttatattgaaaatattatgataataataactttatttctcaacaattctacaaggtacaaagtatgactGGCACATAAATACAGgtctatatatatctaagggctaataatctacctaatacaagagtgtatagtatgggtttagaatgggttcttacagtcattggaggaatttctatcgtctagATATTCTTTAATATATCTTCCGTTATAAGAAAGCAGTGCTGGGGTCTTCATGGACTTCAGATTATACGTTGAATAATAAGTCTGTGTATTTGACAAACCTCGTCTATCTCCAGACGGAGTCTAGTTGAAGGACGGGACAGCGCGCCGCTCCTGGCGCTGCCATGACTCACAACACTGGCACGGCTCTCTGCACGGCTCGCCATGTCTGCACGGGAACCTGGGCACGGAAAAAACAGAGTTAATGCTATTAGTGCGTTTGTAATGTTTGTCAATTTTGTCGATGTGTGTACAGATATCACACATTGCCATcataaaaaaaagcatttgCACATATCAAGACACACGTGTATTTTGACCACAGAAATTCTTTCTCAAAAAGcacatgtttgtttgcttatctgtttgtttgtttgttgacaagttttttttttgctatatATTTCTAGATATTTCTCAAccatttcaaacattttgaagtgatgatGCTTATAATAGATATCCCTCCCCCGTAAGCATGCCTGTTCGATATTACATATTATATACGGTATCATAAGAACTGGTTGAATACGTTGAGATATGATCGGAttcttttgaaaatttagaTACTTCATTATTTTCAGTGACACCGTCTGCTACACAGAATAGTCATCAAAGAGAGGAAGTTCACTATTAACCCCACACGTACACGGTGTACAAAGAGTACAATCGTATACAAAATTTAATCATCACCCTTTCTGACAACGCATCAACGTTCTTTTGTCGACATATCAAGAGTCTCCCATAGCCCATTTCACCCTTTGCATGGTAATTAAACCCTCACTTTTATATAAATAATAGGATGACAATATGCTTTTGACACAGACTAAGTCCTATTTTGTTGGTAAAACGTAAGGGCTTTTATGTCTATCGACGTACTAGTCACGCTACCTTTTTGTCTTCCATTTATGTCTGCTATATTTATACCTCCGTAAACCAAACGTCTAGCTCGCTTGATGTGTTTAAGAGAGAGTCTCATTGAATATGTGCAACCCGAGAGGGTGGAATTAGGAAGAAGGTGTTTGTTCAGGCGGCAAGGTTTGTTCAAACTATGTACAGTATCCATGTTTATCTTGGTGCGGACGTCATTGTGAAAACAGCGTGTCGACCACTCTTATTAAAGTACTGAGTCATGCTATAGATAGAATGTCCTTTCTACACAAATGTCCCTGTGGACAAATCTATATCATATAGTTATTCATATTCAACTTCGAGATAACATCTTACTTGGTTGTATTGGATTCAACATTTAATGGCATAAAATTGTCTATTTTGGGGTGGGATAAAAGCGCCATTTTGGACTTCGTGTAAGATGAATGGCTTCCTATCGTCTTCAAACCAGTCTAAATGATCAACTGTTGTTACGTAGTTGTATGTTAGCTATGGATTCGAAGATTAGAAAAAGCCTAACGTTCCACTCGACTTGCATTGTAATAAAGTAAACAGTTACAAAAGACGACCAAATATTTTGAGTGTTCAGTCATGAATCGAACTGCTGACTTGGGATCTTAACAAATACAACAGAGTCTGTCTGGGAAGAATATAGATTAGTAAAATCTGAAAATatgtgatgtttttgtttggtCTATTGGTAAGTGCTGCAAGTACAGCGCTGCATACGGAACGGTGATTAAAGTGAACTGTTTCTAGGTGAAACACAACAACCGTGTCCCCATTCAATAGCTTTCAAGGCGTCTGAGAATGAATGGAGAAAGTGTGTCCAAGCGTGTCCGGTTTCGTCACACCGATAGTTCTGGAACCCAGTGAACTAAAATCAGTTCACGTCCTAAGCAGAACATTAATGTCAGGTCACGATCATAACCTTCCTTATCTGTTAACTGTATGTACACGCTTACTTTTTGCACAGAGTTAGGGTCTAAAGGGCACAGGAGGGCAAAAATATTGCTTAGCAGCTAAGATAAACAAAATGGTTTGCGTTTAAAAGTGTGTAATTTACGTCAAAATGGTTAAGATATGGTACTAAACGAACCCCATTTTTTCTTCTATTCAAACTGACATAGAAATCTATCCGGTTCGTGGTTACTTTGTGCTAACAGTGTACATAAGACCAGGTGTAAGTGCACTCTCTACACTCGAGTCCGCCATTTGGATTGTATATCAAGCTCTCAACGTTATGGCAACCTGTTCATTGCGACATGCTTTTAAGACCACCACTCGTAAGTCACAGCGTAATTGCCACTGAATTGTGTGTAACGAGTCTAGATTGTCGGTCTGGGGGATTTGTGTGTTGAAGAAAGTTTTGGATTGTTACAGGTGTAGAAGAATCGGTGGTTAGAAATGGCGGCGTGTTTATGGTATCTAAGACAACATGTCCGCAGATCTATACATGTGTGACCGCTCAAATCCCACCATACCTCAACCGAGTAATAAAAGTCTTTTTAATTAGATTGATTGTTCACGGTTGTGGAAGACAAATTGATACATGGTAAATGTCTTGGAAACATTGCTATTTTTACTGATAGTACGTGTCGATAGAAGATTCATTTGTTTACTAGCCCGGGCGATTTGTTTACGCTTCGGCAAATAAGCTGTCCACAGCGCTTGATTCATTATACTGGAGGAATGGTATTGGGGTATAAACCGATTATAAAGAATCGTAATTCAGAGGCACAAAAGTGCTTGAAGGTGCGATCTTGGCGAAGTGAAGGGATGGGATGGGCAGGGATGGAGTGATTTTACGTAAAATATATCATAATTAGTTGTGACAATTGACACTAAGCTTATTTTACTTGAATGGGTGTTCGTACCTTAGACGAAATTGGTCCCAAGATGCCTGACCACAAACATTCACACCGGGCTATTAGTATCACAAGAAGGAAAGAGTCAACTTGACTGAAAAGCAGACTTTaagtttgaatgaaaagtgGGTTCAAACACCTGTTGTCGGGTCAGTCAATTGAAGCAGTGTTCAGAAGCGCACTAAAGAAAAGTACGTGAAAGTTTTTGACTCACCGAACACAGGTAGACGAGCCTTGTTTGTGTCTGCTGCTTCGACCACTTCCACTCCTTCAGGTATGGACTCATACTTCATGGGCGGGAGGACTTCCTTCTTAGCGCGGTGAGTTTTGTCGGCGGTACGGACCCTGTGAGCCGTGTAGTCTTTCTCGGAGGCTAGGGGTCTACTCGGCGCCAGGTCTTCGACACCCCGGCCGCTTTGCCTGGAGACGCCGCGGACGGAGATTTTATCGGGGTCGCCAAGTCGAGAAATCGGGTGCTGAATCTCCGGTAGAGTAATCCCAACTCTTGCTGAGCCGATGCTCATTTGCGAAGCAGGGCGAGAAACACCTGCCTGTGCCATGTTGGATCCAGAGAACTTACTACagagtttttttgttgttccgGTCTCGCTCTCGTGTCCCCGTTGTCAAACAACTTTGGTCTCCTTAGTAACCGACCACGCGGCTTTAGAGTTGCTAATTGGTCGCCGCAGGAGGAGTTGTTTGCACTTCTCTGAGGCCCTATTGTACTCACGAAAGGTGAGACACCTGCGGGGCCAACAGGTAGGACTAGTCGGGTCACTTTACCTGCCCAGTGATTGGTCCACATGCTTTGTTTACAGAGAGATCACAACTTCACCCGCGAGTATTTGACGAAATAAATCTGTTTGCGGTCAATGTTTTTGTTCAATTTCACAACATCTCTTGTTAACAAAATGCCGTTGTTTACCATCATGTACTAATAAATTATTGTGAAACAAATCTAATAGACAATGTCTTTCTTTCACTACTTTGTACAGTCTTTGTTTTCAACCAAACACTTATATCCCTTATAACCTAAACTACTCACGAACTCTCTGTATGGTATTTATACAGGTTTTCTTTCAAGCCTATCGCAGCATACACATTATTTGTTCACTCAAAACTCGTGTTTGTAGTACTGaatctaagtactagtactgttaaGCCAAAGAATGTCACATATTCACATGACTTGAATTAGGCGTTAAAACAACAAGGTACAACAGCAATTCCTCGTGATAAAGCTTATTTTATACTAATGGCCGTTGACTAattacaaatacacatgtacatgttcataaaAAAATATAGCGTTGTAAATATAATATACTATCAGAAAGTGGTTCGTACGCTACACCCCATCAATTTATAATTAGGTAAATGTAATTTTATGTTTATGAATACATTGAACTGGTGGCATCTTATATGTGACAGGTAGCCAAACTCGCGACCATTTCAACGCATGAAAAGCCTTATTGTCCCAAATGAAATCTGTGTATCTTTGATGAATATTCACAGACAATGACTTTATTGAAGGTTTGTTCTGATTGTTGAATTGTGTCAACGTTCGTTATTTCATACATATTTGACGAATTGATATCACAAAATGTACTTTCAATGTTACAGAGAAATCCTAAACAGAAAACCAATGGAAGAAATCGTGGAGAATTATTGGTTGCTTGAATCAATATTCTGAATAGATAAGATTGATGTTGCGTGCAAGACAGGAATGTCTGCTTGTAACAGGTGTATTTATAACCGAATCTTTGAAGCCAAATAACATGCTAGATATTCAATATCGACGACTCCAAAAAGCTCCGAAACTCTTTTCACTACAATAGAGCATATCAATCTCTTTATGATATAATAATATGTAATTTCGATTTTCATCTTACtgtcaaaaatattcatttttcttcAATGTTACGCACACTAACCATATCGAATCGGCTGATGACAAACTAGTGGCTATATCTTCACGGTAAGCtgcaacctttgaccttttcaaaatggcggacaccGCTCACAGGTGAGGTAAGTGGACCGACAATTATCCGTTTTTCTACGTCTTTTATTCCATATAGCCCTCCAAAATTGCAATCTAAGATAAAAAATAAAACTGTGCTTTTAGTATACTTTTTGTATTTTGCCAGGTAGCCAATCTACATGTTTTTGCCAAAGGTTATATGTTGAATGTAACAACGGCCGGTCAGAGTTTTCGTCGCATATTTTTTGCACCGTCTTTGTTTAACGATCGACTTGTTTGTCAAAATGCATAATTTAGATGTTGAGAAGTGAGGACATAAACCAAGGACTCGAAGAATAGTTTAGTTGAATAAACCAGTCGTTTAAGCTATTCAGTATCCTGGTCGTTTAGATGCAAATTATTTACACCGTTGAAATTACACTTGCGCGAACATAATTGTTAAACTATGTTATTATTTTGGTGGAATAATGTGCTCACACTTTGTTTGATACCGTCATTGGTTTGTACACTTAATGTACCGTGTTGTGTGGGGCTGTTGTTAAATTTTGCTTTGTAGGGCTCAAgggaaggaaaacaacaacaaacacaaacatcatTGAAACATGACATTGGCAACAACAACCCAACAATAGAAAGTATTCACAGAAATTGCTTTCAAATTTGATTAACCCCTGCTATAAATACTTCTGTGTGTGAAGGTTATGTGGATCACCTTTATGGATGCCTGGCTGAATGCCAGTCTATATGGGGCAGAAGAGGACAACAAATTATTTCAAAGATCTGAATAATGATATACCAATGTTATAACTTGTTGGATTGCTTGATTGAAAATTGCAGAAGAGGTTCTCAGACATGTAACCACTTGGCTTGAAATACCCTTATGCTAATAAGAAAAAAGTAGAAAGAACTTGGACTTTGGCAAGCTATATAGAGTGTAGTATTGGTACCTGaatttacccccccccctcccctgcaGGCCCTCTTGTAATATAAATATATCCTATCACTTCAGACATTACCGGTATTTGCTAACTCTTTTCTTGTTATCCAATAACAGGGCCAAATACATGATGATGTTGTAACTCCTTGGACAAAGAAAGTGGAACTGGAACAAGCTCATCCTCCTAAGAATTCTATAAAGAACTCAGGATCAAGAAAGGAGCCACCAATTCAAGATGATGGGAAAACTGATTGCTTTGGCTATAGTGTCCACAATCGCGGCAATATTTGCACAAATAGAACTGAACAACGACCCGTTAGTGGTCACCAAAGATGTGGTCATCAAGAAGAACCGGTCAGCAGTCTTTGGCTATGTGTCCAATCTCAGGACATATCCATCTGTAAGTCTGCGTCCACGTACCTTTGGTATCAGTGCAGTAATTCATTGTTTCATTTCACTCaatttgttttcagtgtgtctcTTTGTCGACGTCTGCTTGTActattgcttgcttgcttgtacATTGTGCTACAGCGTTCAAGATACCCAACTGCAGTTTGCAGAacgattttcaagattgcagaggATAAATCAAACAGTCTGCAAGTTTGCAGAATGCAAAAATCAGACCCAAGATTCAATAGCTTTATCTGTATTAACGTAGTATTGCTGTAAATAAATTGAATCTGCGCCGCACCTGCACGAAGCTGACAGGGTGTTTTGTAGacgttgagaaggttgtagtttggaggcttgtgtatttccagaaattattttcaaattgtagaACAAAagtttgacattctgcaatattgtagactagaacactgaaaaaagtatttcaaccACTGACTGTATGCAGTAAAGTGGCTTCATGCTAGGCACGtcagggacactgacaggaagttacatttaagtcaaaggtcccagaataggttaCCGGTATCTCACTTCCTGTCTTGAATTTCCTGCTAATATATGTacttagtacatacatgtatctctgttcCCTTATGATAACCAGTTAGAAAATCAAACAGAAACAGAGAGAAATTCGCAGTGATGGATAAAATTAGAAATATCTATTAGTAAGTTTATcaaggtatgagatcttcaatttcttgtttttcagtcCTAGAGCATTTAATGGGGGGTACCATTACACAGTAATGTATTTTACAGGCCATTTGATGACCAAATTATGTGTATGGACTGAAGCAATTTGTTTTGTGTAATAATTATTGAATTAAAATAATAGAAAGACTGAAGACATGATAAGGATTTTAGTGGTACAGATTTATTTTCTCTATTTGAGGTGTTTATTGCCTTTGGATTTTTTAAATGACTTTTCATAAACCTTCTAAAATGCTTCAAAAttcagcaacaagaaaaaaaaatataaaaattattCCAAACTCTTCCCCTTGTATGACTTATATACTTAGGTCTGTATATGTACTGAATGTTAGGTATTTACAATGCTTAAATATTAATGACCTAGTATTGTGATTACTGCATTTTAGAATGCATGCATGCACAAAAGTAAATGCTTTTATTCTTCATGTTCAGCCATCTGTATTAATATGCTGTTATTCAATACATTGACTTTTGTATGTTCGCAGGTGTCGTGAATTGTTGGGCATTTTTGTACTATTTTTGCTCCAAATCCTCCCATGATAACTTTaatgtttcaatatgtagttgcTGTGACACTGACAGCCAGTGTACATTTCAACGGCTGAAGTAacttgtgcaaaaaaaaaaaaattagtcaGAAGCTGTATAACATTAAATCATTACATTACCCAATATATGTGTAGTATTGTGTACAATGCACTTCTGAAACCATTCATGCTGttgtttgatacattttcatATAATATATCATATGATTTAAGATTtattgtcatgtacatgtatctctgtacagggctcaaaatacagtgggtacatgattgtacactaTCCCCCCAAAATGAATGTTGCCCTGCTGTCTTATTATGCATAACACGGAGGTCTTTCCACTGAGTTTTGAAATCAACATAgtttgtattgttttcagtggTACCCAGGGCTTGTCTGGATGCAGGAAGTGGAACATTCCAACATGAAGCCAGGAAAGAGGTTCATCGGAGCCTACTGGGTACCAGTCATCGGGGAGCTGAACGAAAACTTTAAGGTGTTCTGACagtaaatgtatattttttcccCTAACTTTATTCAAAGAAGTATACATCAACTGTGAAACAATCGTCTAACAAAAATCAACTAATACCTTTTAGTATAACACGTACAGTAGAGTAAACATAAGTCTCTTTTTAACATTACAATCATGATAAGTCATTCTTTACCCAGGTTTTGTGTTCTCACATAGTATTTGCTACCATTCTTTTTCAATGAGATGTACACCATACAGATGACACTGCAGTGTACATAATGTGGATGTCAAGTAAATATTTCATGTGTATTCAAAGGAGAGTAAATATGTAAACATTGCAACTAAAGAAGAATAGGACAGACACTAGTGTGTTGACTagttatacaaaatatatgagTGCACAGAGCCTTGCATACAACCAGGCCTAGGACTGCccattgcaagtacatgtagccaACTTCCTGTTTATGTAAATTTGGTCCAATGTATGCCAAGAATGTCTGCACAGTGTAACTGCAATTTGCACATTCAATATATATTGTATGAGTAAGTTTACCGATTGAGAATATGATCTACAATTCACCTTTATCTTTCCCAGATTGTGGCATACGATGAAAACAAGAAGTTAGCATTTGAGTCTGACTTCTTTGCTCACCAACCTCGGATCGTCATGACCTTCCAAGATGAGGGAAAAGACAGAACCCGCTTGACATGGAAGATGTTCACTCAGAGAAGAAGCTACTTTTTCTTCGTAAGTTGTCCTAGTTTTTTCGAGATGGTCGTTTTGGGTCCATTGGTCTTGAATTTGAATATAGAAATACTTTCAAAGTAGCGGGGATAGTCCAATaattagtgaccctgcctctggattTAGACTTAAGGAGTTTGAATCCTGCCTGTTGTTGCTCCCCCGACAGGCATGCTTTTGGAAAGCTCTTAGGACTCAGGGGGTtgcgggttcaaatcctggctgGGTcctactgctttctctgcttttaTAAGCACTCACTTATGAGCAAGAGTATGATGatagttaaacacactccagttccagtggactagcccctactgtagtgcttgcacaactgtgtggctcAAGGGTTATAGAAATGGAGTTGGGCACCTGACCAGAAGGTATGGGAAGGactttagtctctaccagactaactacgccggctatagggagaatatttgccagggttccAGTTGCAGGCTCCGTAAAAAAAtatgatcttcaccatggactgactctactggctaatttattttgattattcctttttctgccgaattgtTCAATCCATACGCCCATAGGAggacctggtggaggctagaaggatttgaacttgaactttttTATGTTTCTGTAGGGCACATTCTTCCAGATATTCAAGTACACCTTGGACCAGCGAGTAACGGGCGCACTTCTCACTCTCCGAGGGAACCTCCAAGGGGAAAGCAATGTATTCGGTATATGAGACGAGGTGTTTGAATCCATCCGTGCATGCCAAAAAGTGTGGGTTTGTGAGTGTCTGCTACAAACGTAAGATTGAATGTGCAACTTGTATGTTATCCGTTTGTATATATCAGTGTTTGCTGTAAATGTTTTTTGCAAGGTAACAAACAAATGTAAGTTAAAGATTGaacctacagtcaaacctgtacaattgACCAtgtctctacataaggaccacttggccaatgTGAACTTCTTTTTGGTGTTCCCTTAGATATATTTTCTtcctgacacaagcattaagaatcatgCCTATAGTGACCTATTGCAAGGTTTATAGCAATCTATATAGCAAGGTCTATAGTGACCACAAATCCACATAGATCAGCTTTTATCGGTCCCCTAAATCTGTAAATGGTCTTCATTGGGCAGCCTTGACTGTGTAGTAAGATTTATAATGATTGCAAATAATGGCAGCTTGCTTGAATTATACAGCCTAGAGACATGTAACTTGatgatagtaatacattgtAGTTTCATTGTGTGGTGTGCTTCAAGTTTCAAcaggatcatacatgtataacccaTAGGTAAGTAGGTGACAAGTTGTAGTTGTACAGCAAAATGTTTAGCCCTTTACATGTACTGAGAGTCTGATCTATCAAATGTATAATTGTACCTGTCCACTTTAAATTAGTCCAAGTGAAGTGATTGACCACAAGATCTACAAGTGTGAAGTGTCAATGAAAGTACTATATCTTGACCTGTGAATTGAAGCCTATGCTACTCATTCAGTCATTGTGTTACTAAGGAGCAAGGAATTTTAAATTCAAAGATATCATGTAATGGATCTCAACATACGTGTAGCTGATAAAAGTATATAGAGCAGTGCCTTGTACAATGATGAAGCATGCAGTTGTTTGTGTGATGCCTTTTATGAATTTTCCATGCTAAATGATTGTCACCGATTCCCACATCATTTTATACTTTTGACATGCTTGGTTGccttttttcagttttcaatgtTATTGTTATCCTACAGCCATCTAGGATAATAACGTAAACTTCAAATAATATTTAATTATGGCGGCACTTGCTACACGTATATCAGTATATGCCTCCATTGCAATGCTGTATAAAGTGTATTTGAAAGAGGTATATTTTGGAAATGTTTGGTTCACAACTTTGTGTATATGCATGTCTTTTAATTTATGCAGTGGATTCTTATTTTCTGTAAATAATTAAACGTTTTATGTTATTTATATGTTATGCTTAACATAAGCAATAGTTATGAGGTGTAAGTACTACTTATAGTGGACTAAGATATTCATGCATGTCAGCTTTGCTGATTATAATTGTCACTgaatagaagtacatgtaactgttgtgCAATGTACAAATTTATTAAACTGAGAGTCTTGCAAATTCTAAGCAATTATAATTATAAAAAAATTTAAGATGTTTGAGAGGAAAGAGACTTAGACAATAATGTTTTAGACCCAGACTTATGATCATGTAATATCATGGctggaaatattttttttcttgtctgtctTGACTGTTTTTTCTTGCCAAGTTGTTGTTTCCATTATTCGTAATACTTCTCAAACCTTTTTCTGCAAATCGCAACTGTTGGGTATTTGAAATTCCTGAATACTTGATCATGCACGCAGTTGTTTAGTTTTGTATATGAACACTTAATATGTATAGTTTCACACAAGTAACCTATCATTATGAGATTTTGTATGAAGAGAATTTGAATGAAGATCTGACAAACTCCCAAAGACAACTGGATTAAGCCCCTGGCTACCTCTAACACTGGAGCTGTTACAAGTAATACTATGTAGAATTAGATGTAATATTTGATGTTTGGTATTGAATAAGAGAAAGTTACCCACTTTTTTGCATGAAAGTGTCACTAGGTGATAGCATATTTATCAGAGTGTGAATAAAGCATTGCTCTTGTCATCTAAATCACTGTGTGGAGTAACATTGAATTATTATATTCTTCTATCATGATAGAGTTGCAGAATATAATTCATACTTTAAGCCAATATGCTTTTGAAATACAAGTATGAATTTTATTCTTCAGCTCCAATCTGTATAATCTATGAATGGAAGCATAAAGAAATATACTGTCACGCAAAATTCACAACCAGCATTTTATTCCATTTAACATGCCTAGTAAACCGTTCCAGTTGTGCAACAAGACTTTATCAGTGATGACTATAGTTTACAAAAtaaacaactggataaggtCTCAGACAGACATTTCAAAAAGCATCCAccgtctttcatcagtgaagaAGTCTGAAAATAAGTGGGAATAGTTTTTCATAGACTAGTAAAATTAGTATGACTTAGTATTTAGTACTATAGAATTCCTTATAAAAGTCTATCTGAATCGATATGTGTCAGCGGGTAGAAATTACAATTCTAACAGAATCCCTGATTCCATCAGTAGGGATCCTGATCTGAATATGTATTCACTAAATTTCAGACACTTATTAGTCAGAACGTTTAAACGGTCGATTCATGTCACATTAGATCAATGAATCGACTTGAAATTTAGGGTTTAGTAATATATAAATGAGAGACCACCCTGGCTTACACATTCCTATCAGGATTCTGATCGGATTACTCTACTGGTAGAATCAGTGATTCTGccagatcacaatctctacccTTATATATGTTAAGGAGTCTTTTTTAAGTATAACTG
The nucleotide sequence above comes from Branchiostoma lanceolatum isolate klBraLanc5 chromosome 14, klBraLanc5.hap2, whole genome shotgun sequence. Encoded proteins:
- the LOC136448156 gene encoding uncharacterized protein → MMGKLIALAIVSTIAAIFAQIELNNDPLVVTKDVVIKKNRSAVFGYVSNLRTYPSWYPGLVWMQEVEHSNMKPGKRFIGAYWVPVIGELNENFKIVAYDENKKLAFESDFFAHQPRIVMTFQDEGKDRTRLTWKMFTQRRSYFFFGTFFQIFKYTLDQRVTGALLTLRGNLQGESNVFGI